The sequence CCAGGGTGGAGTTGCGGCAGATCGCGGCGGCGAGCAGCTCGGCCAACCAGCTCTTGCCGGTGCCCGGGTCACCGATCAGCAGCAGGCCCCGGTCGGAGGCCAGGGTCACGATGCTGCGTTCGACGAAGCTTCGGTCGCCGAACCACTTCTGCGGGATCTCCCGGCCCAGGCCGTCGGCTCGTTCCGAACCGAGGATGAACAGCCGGATCATGCGCGGGCTCAGCCGCCACGAGAACGGCTTCGGGTCGGTGTCGACCGACTCCAGGTAGTCGAGTTCGTCGGCGTACTTGACCTCGGCGGGGGCACGCAGCATCTCGGACATGAGGGGGTGGACTCCTAGGTGAGGAAGTTCTTGAGTTCGAAGACGAGTTTGCGGATGTGGCCGGAGATCACGGGTGCGCCGAGGTCCTTGAGGCGCTGCCGGAACCAGGGGTTGACGCTCTGGCCGCCCGAGCTGGTGACCGAGCCGACCGGGATGAGCCGGACCCCCGAGCGGTGCACCGCCTCGAAGCCGTCGAAGACCGCCTGCGACTGGTACTCGTAGAAGTCGGAGATCCAGACGAGCACGGTGTTGCGCGGCTCGCTGATCTTCGGCCGGGCCAGGGCGAGCGCCGCCGTGCCGTCGGTGCCGCCGCCCAGTTGGGTGCGCAGCAGCACCTCGAAGGGATCGTGCACCCACGGGGTCAGGTCGAGTGCCCGCGTGTCGTACGCGATGAGGTGCACGTCCACCTTGGGCAGCCCGGCGAAGATCGACGCCAGGATGGTGCAGTTGACCATCGAGTCCACCATCGACCCGGACTGGTCCACCACCACGATCAGCCGGGCCGGCGTGGTCCGCCGGGCGGTCTGCCGGTAGTAGAGCCGGTCGACGTAGAGCCGCTGGTCCTCCGGGCTCCAGTTGGTCAGGTTCTGCCAGATGGTGCGGTCCAGGTCGAGGTTGCGGAACACCCGTTTCGGCGGCACCGACCGGTCGATCGCCCCGACACTCGCCTGCTCCACCTGCGTACGCAGCACCTCGGCGACCTCGTCCACGAAGCGGCGGATCAGCGCCTTGGCGTTGGCCAGGGCCACCCCGGACAGGTTCGCCTTGTCGCGCAGCAGCTGCTCGATCAGCGACATGCTCGGGGTGAGCCGGCTGGCCAGCGCCGGGTCGGCGAGCACCTCGCGCAGGTGCATCCGGCGGACGAGGTCCCCCTCCAGGGCGGCGAGGGTGCCACCCAGGCCGCTGCCGCCCTGCCGGCGCAGCTCGCCCGGCTCGGCGCCGAGCGCCCGCTCGAACCAGCCGGCGTCGGACTGCCACCGGGCCAACTGGCCGGCGGTCACCGACCCGGCGCCGGTCGCGAACACGTTGAGCAGCACCTTGGACACCAGCGCGGCGCGACGGACCTCGGCCGGCCCGGGCCGCCACCCGGCGTCGTCCGTCGTCGGCTCGCTGTCCGGGCCCGTGAGCAGGCCGTGCAACTCGGCGGCGAGCGCCGGGAAGCGCTGCACCAGGGTGTCCACCGAGACCGCCGGGTCCAGCAGCCCGGCCGGCAGGCCGAGGTCCTCGACGACGGACATGCTCGCGGATTCCAGGCTCGGCTGCTCGGTGGGGTCGAAGAGGCGGGCCAGCAGGCGCCAGTAGAGCACCTGGCGCCGGTTGCCGTCGGCGCGGTCACAGCGTCGGTCGGTCATCGGCGTTGCGGCGTGGAAACCTGGCCGTTCAGGGCCGGGATGAAACGCCGCTCCTCCTCTCGTGTGTAGGCCCATCCGTCGGCACGTTGCAGCAGTCGGAAGTGCCGGTGATGGATGCCCTGCACAAGGGCGTGGCTGGTGCGGATGTTGAACTTCCCGGTGGTTCGTACAGCAACCCGACCGACGTGCCGGCCCTTGTTCTGGCCGGCTGGCACGACAGCGCGCACCAGGTCGCCGGTTTGGAACCCGTACACCGTTTTGCTTCTCGGCATCCGCAGCCGGGGAAACCCGTACCGGTCGCAGCGTGTGCGGGCGTAGCAGCCGCGTCCGGTCGCAGTGGCGACCATTATGTGTCCCGGGCAGGACCGCACAGCGGTGATGGTCCCGACGTGTAGGGCGTCAAGGGTGTGGGTTTTCGGCGCGCCGGTCTGGTGCCGGTTCCACTTGGTGCGCCCACCGGTGCCCACCTCAACTGGTAGGCCGGTGGCGGCCAGCGCCTGCCACAGCGCCCGCCGGGTTGTCGACACGGCCGCAGCATCCCGTAGCGGCAGTTTCGCTTGGCGTCGGATCCGGGCCAGCACAGTGGGCCGGTCCGCGAGGAAGACGTCGACCGGGGTGGCGTCCTTTGCCTGGTTGCAGGGGACGCAGGCCAGGGTCAGGTTCGACACCCGGTCCGAGCCGCCCCGCGAGCGCGCAACGATGTGGTCGATGTTCAGCGGCACCCCGGCCACGCCGCAGTAGGCGCACTTGCGTCCCCACTTGGCCAGCAGGTACTCACGTACCTCGTACCCGTGCAGGGTGCCGTGCTGGTACTCGACCCCGCCGATGTTCGGGTTCTGCATGAGTTGCGTGTCGAAAGCGACCCGCTCCACGTGCACGCCGGTTACCGGTGCCCACCGACACAGCCGCTGGACCCAGGACATGGTGTTGTCGACCCGGTGCCGCAGCGACGGCGCCAACCACCCGTCCGGCTTGCGGCGGTTCAGGAAGCGGGGTGCCCGGTAGCGCAGGTTCCGTGACCGGCGGCCACGCCGGAATGCGGAGCGGGCGGCCAGCTTGTCACGAACTCGCCCGCCCCTGTGGCGGACCTCGATTGCGAACAGACCAGTACGTACGTCGTTGTCGGTGCGGAAGACTGCGATGCCGGTGAACTTCGAACCCGGGTCGACGCCGAGCTCAACCCCGTCCACCTGCGAGTCGGCGGTCTCACGGTCTTTGAGTCGGATCACGAACGGGGTGTGCCGGTGCACCACCGCCCGTCCGGAGGCGAGCAACTTCCGGGCACGAGCCGGGGAACACGGTTGGAGCGGCCGGTGGTGTCGGTCAACCACGAACACCACCGGATGGGTGTGGGCCTCACGGCCCGCTCCGGTTCCCGCCGAAGCGGGTTCCGGGTGACGCCGGCTCACGCCGGTCTCCCCTCGCCCATGTCGCACACCGGCTGCCTTGCGGCGTCCGTGTCCCGTTTCGTGGCATCTCGGGGCCGTGTCTGCTGACGCGGATTCCAGGGTCCGGGGCTGAGGAAGCACCCCGGAGTGGGTCTTCACACCTGTGTACAACGTAGTCACCTCCCTTTCAGAGGTTCCTCGGGCTGGTCAACCACCCTGACGAGCCGAGCAAGCTCGATCCGTCAGGGCCGAGAAGTTGACCGACGCAGCAACCGTCCCGCGCGTTCGCGCAGCACCGCGACGGCGTCGCCCGCCTTCGCCTCGGCCTTGGCGACCTTCGGGTCGGTGACACCGTCCGCCCAGTCGCCGGTGTGCACGTCGACGACCTTGCGCTTGACCGTCGTCCGGAGCGCCAACGGCTGCAGCAGCCACCGGCCGTCGTCCCAGCGCAGCAGCCCCAGGCAGGCCGACGAGGCGGCGACCAGCTCCCGCGTGAGCGGGCCGCAGGCCGGCAGCCGGTCGACCGCCACCGCGATCGTCGCGCCGCCCAGCTCCACGGCCGGGCCGTCGTCGTGCTCGGCGACGGCGTACCCCTCGATCAGCACGGGCTCGGCGATCGCGGCCGGGTGCCGGTCCAGCGGCGCCGGCGCCGCGGCGCGCGCCCCGGGCAGCAGCACGCGTGCGGCGGCGAACGGGTCGACCGGCTCGTCGAGCCGCGCCCGGTCGTCGTGCCAGAACAGGTCCGCGCCGCGTACGGGCAGGTCGGTGACCGCCAGGCCGCGTCGCTGCGCCAGCGCGGCCAGCAGTACGGGATGGGCGTGCAGCAGCCGCCACAGCGCCGGGCCGACGATGGTGTCGACCTTCGCGGCGCCCACCGCCGTACGCACCAGCCGGGGCGCCCCGCCGCCGGCCGGTTCGAGGAGCCCGTGCACCTGGATCTGCAGCGCGGTGTCGTGCTCGTGCACGTCCACGCCCAGCGGCAGCAGCCGCCCGGAGACCCGCTCGGCGGTGTCGACGCCGGGATCGACGGCGCCGTCCTGGGCGAGCAGCACCCCCCGGGCCCACAGGTCGGCCCAGCGCCGCGCCGGCACCTGCGGCAGGGTGGCGACCGGCGCGCAGGCCCGCAGCTCGGCGGCGAGCCCGTCGAGCAGCACGGCCAGCCGGCGCAGCCCGGGCTCGGCCATCGCCGCCTCGACCGGCGTGCCGGCGGCGCTCAGCAGCTCGTGATCGACGCCGCGCCACCCCGTCACCGCCACCTCCTGCAGCCAGGCGCGGGCACCGGCCAGGACGGGCGACACCGGGGCGGACGGGGCAGGCGGGAGCGCCGACCAGGGCGCCCGGTCGCGGCCGAGCGCGTTGTCGAGCTGCGCGAGCAGGGCGTCGTGCGCCGCCCCGAGCAGCGCCGACCGGGCGCCGGCGAGCGCGGCGAGGTGCTGCTCGGTCACCGCACCGGCGACGATCCCGTCGGCCGCCTCGGCGACCGGCTCGGCCAGCGGGGTGGGTGACAGCGCACCGGCCAGCGCGGCCAGTGCCGTGGCGGCCTCGTCGCCGACCCGGCCCAGGCCGCCGGTCAGAGCGGCGTCGAGGCCGGCGACCAGGTCGAGCGTGTCGGGCAGCCCGGCCGGCTGCCCGCCGGTCAGATTGGTGAGCTGGTTTGCGAGCATCAGCCGACCGCCGAGGTCGCCGGGAACCAGTGCAGCTCGGGCAGCGGCGTGGCGCTGCCCGGGGCCTCCAGGTAGGACAGGTGGCGCAGGAACCGGCTGAACACCACCGCCGCCGGGGTCGGCTCGTGCCGCGCGTCCAGGCCCCGCAGCAGCTCCGCGCCGGTGCTCACCCCGTCGCCGGCGTCGACCCGCAGGTAGCGAGCGACCCGGTCCGCGCCGTACTGGAGGACCGCCTCGTCGGCCAGGGCCTCGAGGTGCTTGCACGGGGCGCCCCGCAGGCCGCCGCACGGGCGGTTGTTGTTGGTGCTGCAGTGGTAGGCGTGCGTCCCGGCGGTGATCGACGAGACGTACACCCGCTCGATGTCCGAGCCGCTGGACACGACGCCCTGCAGCCGCCCGTCAGCCAACTCCACGAAGGGCACCTTGGCCAGCTTCCGGGGCCGGGCCGGCGGCACCAGCCGCACCGTGCTCCGCCGCGCCCACCCGGCATCCGCCGTGTCCGACACCTTCCGACCCTCCCGCCCGCCGGACACCCGGCGTCGCCCATGACGATGTCGACGCCGAAACCCACCGGCGCCGCCGTGACGACGAGGATCATGAAGCACCGGTACGACAATCCGCATGTGCGGTGCCGCCCGTACCGGCCTGCGGAGGGATCCGGGCAGAGCGGGGGTCAGACGCCCCCGGCCAGGCCGCGTACGCGCACCAGGCCGGGCACCGCGACCCGGCCGAGCAGCTCGCCCGTGGCCGGATCGTGCCAGCTCACCGCGTCGGTCTGGCCCACGTGGAGGCGCGTGCCGTCGGGACTCGACACGAGGCCGGTGACGGGTTCGCGGACCGACCAACCCGTCCCGGCGTCGAGGCGTTCGACGTCCACGACGCGTACCGCCGTGCCGGCGCCGACGAAGAGGCGGTCGTGGCCGGCGGCGGCGTGGCCGGCGCCGGTCCCCCTGGCCACGGTCGCCGTCCGGCGTATCGCGAGCTCCTCGGTGGAGATCTCCGCGATGCTGCCCGAGTTGACGTCGACGACGTAGAGACGGTCTCCGGACGGGCTGATCGCCAGGGCGTGGCCGCTCGCGGACGCCTCCCCGAACGGGTGCGGCAGGTCGACGCAGTAGGCCCAGCGGTCGACGAGGTTCAGGGTGTGGACGAACGCGTGCGCGTTGCCCGGCCGCCCGCTGACCAGGTCGCGGGTGTGCCGGTGGCCGGGCTGATGGGTGTAGAGCGTGTAGAGGGTCGTGCGATCCGGCGCGAGCACGGCCTGGCGCCCGTCGCCGCGCATCTCCTCCTCGGCGCCGGGCGGGACCGGTGCCTTGAACCGGGTGTTCAGCGGGCCGGGCGTCCGCGTGGCCAGGTCGAGGACGCGGACCCGGTAGCGGTCCGGTGCCCGGGCCGGGAGCCACTCGAGGACGAACAACCCGGCGAGGTCGCCGGTGAACGCCTCCGGCACGAAGTTGCCCGGCAGCTCGAACCGGTGCCGGACCCCGGTCACGTCGGCGATCAGCACCGGGGTCGCGTCCCGCCCGGCCGGGCGCCCGCCCGTGACGCTCTCGGCGTTCGGCGTGAGCGCCACCTGCGTACCGTCGGTCGAAACCGCCTGCGGCAGCCAGTGCCCGGGCAGGGTGACCCGGGCGGAGGCGTGGCCCGTGGCGGTGTCGATCCGCCACCAGGCGGTGTCCGCGCCCTCGCGTGCGGTCGCGTAGACCGCCCGGCCGTCGGCGGTGGCGATCGCGTGGGGGATCGTCAGCCGCTCGCCGCCGCGCAGCACACCGAGCCCGCCGTCCAGCTCGACGAGGAGCGCGTCGGGGATCGGGTCGGCCGGAGCCGGCCGCCGGCTCCGGAGTGGATCGCAGCCGGTCAGCGCCGCGGCGCCGGCACCGGCGAGCACGGCCAGCACGGTGCGCCGGGAGGTCTTCGTTCCTGCCATCATGCCCCGGTGACACCGCCGCGCCGGCCGGAGTTCCACCGGCGATGGAACCCGGGTGGCGTGGCCGGTGTCATGTGTTCGTCCCCACCGGAGGTTGCCCTGGACGACGAAGAGCTGGTCGCCCGCGCCCGGGCAGGTGACCTGGAGGCGTACGAACTCCTGGTCGCCCGGCACACCGCGTCCGCGTACCGGACGGCGGTGCTGCTCGGCGCGGGCCCGGACGCGGAGGACGTCATCCAGGAGGCCTTCGTGAAGGGACACCGCAACCTCTCCCGCTATCGTGGCGACTCGTCCTTCCGCTCCTGGCTGCTGGCGATCGTCGGCAACGAGACCCGCAACCTGCACCGGTCGCGCAGCCGCCGGGACGGGCTGGTCCTGCGCGCGGCGGCGGCCGACCCGGCGTCGGAGGTCGCCGGGGACGCCGCGGTCGAGACCGTCCTCGCCGGGGAGCGCCGCGAGGCGCTGGTACAGGCCCTGCGCCGGCTGCCGGTACGGGACCGCGAGGTGATCGTCTGCCGGTATTTCCTCGACCTCAGCGAGGACGAGACCGTGACGATGCTGGGGTGGCCCCGGGGCACGGTGAAGTCGCGGACCGCTCGGGCGCTGGCGAAGCTCCGCGGCCTGCTCGACCGCGAGGAGGTGCGGCGTGGATGACCTCGAGCGGGAACTGCGCGACCTCGCCGGCTGGCTGCAGACCCCCGACCCGCCCGATGTGGCCGCTCGCGTACGGGCCCGGCTCACCGCACCCGTGCGCCGGCGGCGCCGGTGGCGCTACCTCGTCGCGGTGCTCGTGGCCCTGCTCGTGGCGTTGCTGCCGCCGGGGCGGGCAGCGATCGCCGACGCGGTGGCGGGGCTGCTGCGCTTCGCCGGGATCACCATCGCCACGTCGGCCGAGCCGGCCCTGCCCACCGGCACGCCGTCACCGCTGCCGGCGCAGCGACCCGCCGGCCTGGTCGAGGCGCAGCGGCAGGTGCGCTTCCCGATCCGGCTCCCGGCGAAGCTGGGCCCGCCCGAGCAGGTGCTCGTCGCCGACCCCGATCCCACCGGCGCCTGCCGGGTGGCCACCCTGCTGTATCGCGGGGGAGCGCTGCGCCTCGACGCCTTCGACGGTCGTCTCGACCCGGCCTTCCACAAGCAGGCCAGCGGGCCGGGGGTGGAGTGGGTCGAGGTCGACGGTGACTTCGCCGTCTGGATCGGCGGCCCGCACGCGGTCGCCTACGTGGACCGGACCGGCACGGTGCGGGTGGAGACCGCCCGGCTCGCCGCCTCGACCCTGATCTGGGAGGAGGCCGGCGTGACCTACCGGCTCGAGGGCGACCTCACCAGAGACGAGGCGGTCGAGGTCGCGAACTCGCTGGACTAGGCGGTACGACGGTGCCCGCCCCGTGAACCCCGCCACGGGGCACCTGCCGGCGACACTCCGCTC comes from Micromonospora viridifaciens and encodes:
- a CDS encoding VWA domain-containing protein, with the translated sequence MTDRRCDRADGNRRQVLYWRLLARLFDPTEQPSLESASMSVVEDLGLPAGLLDPAVSVDTLVQRFPALAAELHGLLTGPDSEPTTDDAGWRPGPAEVRRAALVSKVLLNVFATGAGSVTAGQLARWQSDAGWFERALGAEPGELRRQGGSGLGGTLAALEGDLVRRMHLREVLADPALASRLTPSMSLIEQLLRDKANLSGVALANAKALIRRFVDEVAEVLRTQVEQASVGAIDRSVPPKRVFRNLDLDRTIWQNLTNWSPEDQRLYVDRLYYRQTARRTTPARLIVVVDQSGSMVDSMVNCTILASIFAGLPKVDVHLIAYDTRALDLTPWVHDPFEVLLRTQLGGGTDGTAALALARPKISEPRNTVLVWISDFYEYQSQAVFDGFEAVHRSGVRLIPVGSVTSSGGQSVNPWFRQRLKDLGAPVISGHIRKLVFELKNFLT
- the iscB gene encoding RNA-guided endonuclease IscB, translating into MTTLYTGVKTHSGVLPQPRTLESASADTAPRCHETGHGRRKAAGVRHGRGETGVSRRHPEPASAGTGAGREAHTHPVVFVVDRHHRPLQPCSPARARKLLASGRAVVHRHTPFVIRLKDRETADSQVDGVELGVDPGSKFTGIAVFRTDNDVRTGLFAIEVRHRGGRVRDKLAARSAFRRGRRSRNLRYRAPRFLNRRKPDGWLAPSLRHRVDNTMSWVQRLCRWAPVTGVHVERVAFDTQLMQNPNIGGVEYQHGTLHGYEVREYLLAKWGRKCAYCGVAGVPLNIDHIVARSRGGSDRVSNLTLACVPCNQAKDATPVDVFLADRPTVLARIRRQAKLPLRDAAAVSTTRRALWQALAATGLPVEVGTGGRTKWNRHQTGAPKTHTLDALHVGTITAVRSCPGHIMVATATGRGCYARTRCDRYGFPRLRMPRSKTVYGFQTGDLVRAVVPAGQNKGRHVGRVAVRTTGKFNIRTSHALVQGIHHRHFRLLQRADGWAYTREEERRFIPALNGQVSTPQRR
- a CDS encoding YncE family protein; the protein is MMAGTKTSRRTVLAVLAGAGAAALTGCDPLRSRRPAPADPIPDALLVELDGGLGVLRGGERLTIPHAIATADGRAVYATAREGADTAWWRIDTATGHASARVTLPGHWLPQAVSTDGTQVALTPNAESVTGGRPAGRDATPVLIADVTGVRHRFELPGNFVPEAFTGDLAGLFVLEWLPARAPDRYRVRVLDLATRTPGPLNTRFKAPVPPGAEEEMRGDGRQAVLAPDRTTLYTLYTHQPGHRHTRDLVSGRPGNAHAFVHTLNLVDRWAYCVDLPHPFGEASASGHALAISPSGDRLYVVDVNSGSIAEISTEELAIRRTATVARGTGAGHAAAGHDRLFVGAGTAVRVVDVERLDAGTGWSVREPVTGLVSSPDGTRLHVGQTDAVSWHDPATGELLGRVAVPGLVRVRGLAGGV
- a CDS encoding RNA polymerase sigma factor; the encoded protein is MTPPRRPEFHRRWNPGGVAGVMCSSPPEVALDDEELVARARAGDLEAYELLVARHTASAYRTAVLLGAGPDAEDVIQEAFVKGHRNLSRYRGDSSFRSWLLAIVGNETRNLHRSRSRRDGLVLRAAAADPASEVAGDAAVETVLAGERREALVQALRRLPVRDREVIVCRYFLDLSEDETVTMLGWPRGTVKSRTARALAKLRGLLDREEVRRG